In Fodinibius saliphilus, a genomic segment contains:
- a CDS encoding amidohydrolase family protein — MKNRITLFLFTLLLGISMSSYSQVAVQADTIYTMDGDKIIDGIVLVKGEKIEAIGPATDVQVPSDYQMHKTSVVTPGFIDAHTVVGLAGIFNQDSDQDQLETSSAIQPHLRAFDAYNAREELVKFVLDKGVTTVHTGHGPGALASGQTMIAKTAYNTVKKAVLDSKTTVSFTLGSTVERYFDKPGTRAKGVAMLRQQFIDAQEYLDKRNSDENHSTDLKMEALADVLSGELTAMITAHRANDIMTALRLKEEFGFNMILDGASEAYLVVDEIKDAGIPVFIHPTMTRTYGDAQNASFTTASKLAEAEIPFAFQSGFESYVPKTRIILYEAAVATAYGLDREEALKALTKQPAQLLGISDKVGSLATGKDADLVLFDGDPLEYTTHIKSVIVDGKVVKK, encoded by the coding sequence ATGAAGAACCGAATTACACTATTTCTTTTTACGCTGCTTCTTGGTATTTCTATGAGCAGTTATTCGCAAGTAGCCGTACAGGCGGATACTATTTACACTATGGACGGCGATAAAATTATTGATGGCATCGTCTTAGTAAAAGGAGAAAAAATTGAAGCGATCGGCCCGGCAACTGATGTTCAAGTTCCTTCTGATTACCAGATGCATAAGACCTCTGTGGTAACACCGGGCTTCATTGATGCCCACACGGTGGTTGGTTTAGCTGGAATATTTAACCAAGACAGCGATCAAGACCAGCTGGAAACATCGTCTGCGATACAACCCCATTTACGTGCCTTTGATGCTTACAATGCCCGAGAAGAACTCGTGAAATTTGTACTCGACAAAGGGGTAACCACAGTTCATACCGGTCATGGTCCCGGGGCATTAGCCAGCGGACAAACGATGATCGCTAAAACAGCATATAATACTGTCAAAAAAGCAGTTTTAGACTCAAAAACTACTGTCTCCTTTACCCTCGGCTCAACAGTAGAACGTTATTTTGATAAACCCGGCACTCGTGCAAAGGGTGTTGCAATGCTTCGCCAACAGTTTATTGATGCCCAAGAATATCTTGATAAACGAAACTCTGATGAAAACCACAGCACCGATCTTAAAATGGAAGCCCTGGCCGATGTATTAAGTGGGGAACTGACCGCTATGATCACGGCCCATCGTGCGAATGATATCATGACAGCCCTTCGACTTAAAGAAGAGTTTGGTTTTAATATGATACTAGACGGAGCTTCAGAAGCTTACTTGGTAGTTGATGAGATCAAGGATGCCGGAATACCGGTTTTTATCCATCCTACCATGACCAGAACGTATGGGGATGCCCAAAATGCCAGCTTTACTACTGCTTCAAAACTGGCCGAAGCAGAGATTCCTTTCGCCTTTCAAAGTGGTTTTGAGAGCTATGTTCCTAAAACGAGGATCATACTTTATGAAGCAGCTGTTGCCACTGCATATGGTCTGGATCGTGAAGAAGCTCTTAAAGCTTTAACTAAACAACCTGCTCAACTTCTCGGTATCTCTGACAAGGTAGGATCTCTGGCAACAGGCAAAGATGCCGACCTCGTACTTTTTGATGGTGACCCACTAGAATATACAACTCATATCAAATCCGTTATTGTTGATGGAAAGGTAGTAAAAAAGTAA
- a CDS encoding MarC family protein — protein sequence MDIPAYLNALTGLFVIIDPIGAALIFHSLVPPGEKRHRRIMAFKAIIISAVLLIVFGNYGEPLLEQLGISIHALRISGGLLLFYTAFNMVTEEIEYSTTEKKKDISVFPMSIPLLAGPGSLTLSILLFSKSGEASADIAVTAAILSIFTLTLVLMLISNYLKKIIGKTGDEILRRFLGVILAALAIQFVYDGIANITG from the coding sequence ATGGATATTCCCGCATATTTAAATGCTTTGACGGGACTTTTTGTAATCATTGATCCCATAGGTGCAGCACTCATTTTCCACTCACTAGTACCACCGGGAGAAAAGCGTCATCGACGCATCATGGCATTCAAAGCAATTATTATATCCGCGGTACTACTAATTGTCTTTGGTAATTATGGTGAACCTTTGCTCGAACAGCTAGGTATAAGTATTCATGCTTTGAGAATATCGGGCGGTTTGCTTCTTTTCTATACGGCATTCAATATGGTTACCGAAGAGATAGAATATAGTACAACAGAAAAGAAAAAAGACATCTCTGTTTTTCCTATGTCTATTCCCCTCTTAGCAGGTCCGGGCTCGTTAACACTCTCCATTCTTCTCTTTTCTAAATCTGGTGAAGCCAGTGCTGATATCGCAGTAACTGCAGCAATACTGTCTATATTTACACTAACGCTGGTTTTGATGCTCATATCAAATTATCTGAAGAAAATAATAGGGAAAACCGGGGATGAGATTCTACGGCGATTTTTGGGTGTTATTCTTGCAGCCCTCGCCATACAATTTGTTTACGATGGTATTGCCAATATCACCGGTTAA
- the add gene encoding adenosine deaminase translates to MNFSTVPKIELHLHLDCSLSFKVVKKLRPDITKAEYREFFIAPAKCRDLADYIKRSQPAIELMQTKKALKLVTKDLFEQLQADNVLYAELRYAPLEHTQKGLTAEEVVQVVNDTVEDQIKETGIEAGIILCTLRHYSKEQSMETVKLVEEFSGSRIVGFDIAADEAGYPVDNHVAAFEYANEKDINCTAHAGEACGPESVWETLKKFGPSRIGHGVRSYDDPELVEYLQEHNIHLEVCPTSNVQTDVFETISDHSIDSLFDSGISLSINTDTRTISNVTLEEEYETVTSVFDWGKQKLLQSNLDAIEHAFTDDMTKDKLRNKITEAYQ, encoded by the coding sequence ATGAATTTTTCCACGGTCCCAAAAATTGAGCTTCACTTACACTTAGACTGTTCATTGAGTTTTAAAGTTGTAAAAAAGTTAAGGCCTGATATTACGAAAGCTGAGTACAGAGAGTTTTTTATTGCTCCAGCAAAGTGTAGAGACTTAGCCGATTATATAAAACGGTCTCAACCTGCGATTGAGTTAATGCAAACAAAAAAAGCTCTTAAATTGGTTACCAAAGACCTTTTTGAACAGCTGCAGGCTGATAATGTATTATATGCAGAGCTCCGATATGCGCCATTAGAGCATACACAAAAAGGGTTAACAGCTGAAGAAGTAGTTCAGGTAGTGAATGATACGGTTGAGGACCAGATCAAAGAAACCGGAATTGAAGCAGGTATTATATTGTGTACACTACGACATTATTCAAAAGAGCAAAGCATGGAAACAGTGAAATTAGTAGAAGAGTTTTCGGGTAGCCGTATTGTGGGCTTTGATATTGCTGCTGATGAGGCTGGATATCCCGTTGATAACCATGTTGCGGCATTTGAGTATGCCAATGAAAAAGATATTAATTGTACTGCCCATGCCGGAGAGGCTTGTGGACCTGAAAGTGTGTGGGAAACCCTTAAAAAGTTTGGACCCTCGCGAATAGGTCATGGGGTACGTAGTTATGATGATCCAGAACTGGTAGAATATTTACAAGAGCATAATATCCATCTCGAAGTTTGTCCTACCAGTAATGTGCAGACGGATGTGTTTGAGACTATTTCAGATCACTCCATTGATAGTCTGTTTGATTCAGGAATTTCTCTGAGCATAAACACGGATACGCGGACGATTTCAAATGTAACTTTAGAAGAGGAATATGAGACCGTAACCTCGGTATTTGACTGGGGTAAACAAAAGCTGTTACAGAGTAATTTGGATGCTATAGAGCATGCTTTTACAGATGATATGACCAAAGATAAGCTGCGAAATAAGATTACGGAAGCATATCAATAA